In Lacerta agilis isolate rLacAgi1 chromosome 1, rLacAgi1.pri, whole genome shotgun sequence, the following proteins share a genomic window:
- the LOC117044542 gene encoding cytochrome P450 1B1-like encodes MAEGGSHDGAPSAFLKSAVQPALLLSCVLLLYLWARRSPRTAGKSLPGPVGWPLLGNVLQLGRLPHLTFGELARRYGDIFQLRLGRRAIVVLNGEAAIRQALVQQAMPFADRPDFLSFRLVSGGKSMAFGRYSERWRAQRRVAHATLRAFSTANTPSKQLFEQHVAAEAQELIDGLLRLSQGGAYVDPSPLFVVANANVLCALCFGQRYSHADGEFRALLSRNHRFGQTVAAGSLVDVLPWLQAFPNPVRSVFQDFQAVSRELYDFVCAKVAQHRSTFQPGAPPRHISDAILECMEHGPGAQQGLGGDHVEGTLADLFGAGQDTTSTALTWVLLLLLKHPQLRRQLQADLDRVVGRSRLPTGDDRASLPRLEAFLHETFRYSSFVPVTIPHATAADVLLDGFHIPEGTVVFVNQWSVNRDPLRWKDPHVFDPTRFLDARQENVDRDLMCRVMIFSTGKRRCIGDQLAKLQLFLFTAILLQQCDLEANPAEELTLDYVYGLVLKPLPYTVSVSRRSALPSGEEEEEEGGSLGGTVEGAS; translated from the coding sequence ATGGCGGAAGGCGGGAGCCACGACGGGGCGCCCAGCGCGTTCCTCAAGAGCGCCGtccagccggcgctgctgctttcTTGCGTCCTGCTGCTGTACCTGTGGGCGAGGAGGAGCCCCCGGACGGCGGGCAAGAGCCTCCCCGGCCCCGTCGGGTGGCCGCTGCTGGGCAACGTGCTGCAACTGGGTCGCCTGCCGCACCTCACCTTCGGGGAGCTGGCGAGGCGCTACGGCGACATCTTCCAGCTACGCCTGGGCCGGCGCGCCATCGTGGTGCTCAATGGGGAGGCGGCCATCCGACAGGCCCTGGTGCAGCAGGCCATGCCCTTCGCGGACAGGCCCGACTTCCTTTCCTTCCGCCTGGTGTCCGGAGGCAAGAGCATGGCCTTCGGGCGCTACAGCGAGCGCTGGCGGGCGCAACGGCGGGTGGCGCACGCCACGCTGCGGGCCTTCTCGACGGCCAACACGCCCAGCAAGCAGCTCTTCGAGCAGCACGTGGCGGCCGAGGCGCAGGAGCTGATCGACGGTCTGCTGCGGCTGAGCCAGGGCGGCGCTTACGTCGACCCTTCGCCGCTCTTCGTCGTGGCCAACGCCAACGTGCTGTGCGCCCTCTGCTTCGGGCAGCGCTACAGCCACGCCGACGGCGAGTTCCGCGCGCTGCTGAGCAGGAACCACCGCTTCGGGCAGACGGTGGCGGCGGGCAGCTTGGTGGACGTGCTGCCCTGGCTTCAGGCTTTCCCCAACCCGGTGCGCAGCGTCTTCCAAGACTTCCAGGCGGTCAGCCGCGAGCTGTACGACTTCGTGTGCGCCAAGGTAGCGCAGCACCGCAGCACCTTCCAGCCCGGCGCCCCTCCGCGCCACATCAGCGACGCCATCCTGGAGTGCATGGAGCACGGCCCCGGCGCGCAGCAGGGGCTGGGCGGAGACCACGTCGAGGGCACCCTGGCCGACTTGTTCGGCGCGGGTCAGGACACCACCTCCACCGCCCTCACTTGGgtgctactcctcctcctcaagcACCCGCAGCTTCGACGGCAGCTGCAGGCGGACCTCGACCGGGTGGTGGGCCGCTCCCGGCTTCCGACGGGTGACGACCGCGCCTCCTTGCCTCGCCTGGAAGCCTTCCTCCACGAGACGTTCCGCTACAGCAGCTTCGTGCCCGTCACCATCCCGCACGCCACGGCCGCCGACGTGCTGCTGGACGGCTTCCACATACCCGAGGGCACGGTGGTCTTCGTCAACCAGTGGTCCGTCAACCGCGACCCGCTGCGCTGGAAGGACCCGCACGTCTTCGACCCGACGCGCTTCCTGGACGCCCGGCAGGAGAACGTCGACCGGGACCTCATGTGCCGGGTCATGATCTTCTCGACGGGCAAGAGGCGCTGCATCGGCGACCAGCTCGCCAAGCTGCAGCTCTTCCTCTTCACCGCCATCCTTCTGCAGCAGTGCGACCTGGAAGCCAACCCAGCCGAGGAACTCACCTTGGATTACGTCTACGGGCTGGTGCTCAAGCCCTTGCCTTACACGGTGTCCGTTTCCCGGCGAAGCGCTCTCCCTagcggagaggaggaggaggaggagggagggagcctcGGAGGGACCGTCGAGGGCGCCTCTTAG